Proteins co-encoded in one Armatimonadota bacterium genomic window:
- the aroF gene encoding 3-deoxy-7-phosphoheptulonate synthase, translated as MIIVMEPGATDGHIVAVVERVKASGLNTHISVGVARTVIGVVGDDRTKEVLRESLEGMPGVERVVAILQPFKLVSREFQPEDTVVRVRGEAIGATKVAVIAGPCSVESREQILATAEAVKAAGAGFLRGGAFKPRTSPYSFQGLEEEGLQLLAEARARTGLPVVTEAMDAAQLELVARYADVIQIGARNMQNYPLLREAGRIKLPVLLKRGVSATIEEFLLAAEYILNEGNYQVVLCERGIRGFNTHTRYTLDLSAVPVLKRLSHLPVIVDPSHGTGKWRYVGAMARAAVAAGADGLMIEVHPDPANALSDGPQSLNLENFADLMASLRPLAAAVGRTL; from the coding sequence ATGATCATCGTCATGGAACCGGGGGCGACCGACGGCCATATCGTGGCGGTCGTCGAGCGCGTGAAGGCCTCGGGCCTCAACACCCACATCTCGGTGGGCGTGGCCCGCACCGTCATCGGCGTCGTGGGCGACGACCGCACCAAGGAGGTTCTGCGCGAGTCGCTGGAGGGCATGCCGGGCGTCGAGCGGGTCGTGGCGATCCTGCAGCCGTTCAAGTTGGTCAGCCGCGAGTTCCAGCCCGAGGACACCGTCGTGCGGGTCCGGGGGGAGGCGATCGGCGCCACCAAGGTCGCCGTGATCGCCGGGCCGTGTTCGGTGGAGAGCCGCGAGCAGATCCTGGCCACCGCCGAGGCGGTCAAGGCGGCCGGCGCGGGGTTCCTGCGGGGGGGCGCGTTCAAGCCGCGGACGTCGCCCTACTCGTTCCAGGGGTTGGAGGAGGAAGGGCTGCAGCTGCTGGCCGAGGCCCGCGCGCGGACCGGGTTGCCGGTGGTGACCGAGGCGATGGACGCGGCGCAACTGGAGCTGGTGGCCCGCTACGCCGATGTGATCCAGATCGGCGCGCGCAACATGCAGAACTACCCGCTGCTGCGCGAGGCCGGCCGCATCAAGCTGCCCGTGCTCCTCAAGCGCGGCGTGAGTGCCACCATCGAAGAGTTCCTGCTGGCGGCCGAGTACATCCTCAACGAAGGGAACTACCAGGTGGTGCTGTGCGAGCGGGGGATCCGCGGCTTCAACACCCACACGCGCTACACGCTGGACCTCTCCGCCGTGCCCGTGCTCAAGCGCCTGTCGCACCTGCCCGTGATCGTCGATCCCAGCCACGGCACGGGCAAGTGGCGCTACGTGGGCGCGATGGCCCGGGCTGCGGTGGCTGCCGGCGCCGACGGGCTGATGATCGAAGTCCACCCCGATCCGGCCAACGCGCTCAGCGACGGCCCCCAGTCGCTGAACCTGGAGAACTTCGCCGACCTGATGGCCAGCCTGCGCCCCCTGGCGGCGGCGGTGGGACGGACGCTGTGA
- a CDS encoding ABC transporter permease: MQRYLVSRVLQGLLVIFLVSVGTFAMMHLIPGDPISLMIGEAHITQEQIDLIRARWGLDRPLHEQYLRWIGNMARGDFGESVVRSGVPVRTMIAEAASVTVTLNLVAFALSVALALPAGIVAAVRRYSLFDYAIMVSTTVGVALPNFWVGLMLIVVFSLVLRWLPPFGLPGWQGYVLPVAVIVSSQLALLARLMRSSVLDALGEDFVRTARAKGLPERRVVLKHAVRNALLPIVTVIGYRLAFILSGTIVVETVFALPGLGQLFIESVNRVDYQVVQAIVLLLSVLVVLGNLATDLVYGVIDPRIRIR, encoded by the coding sequence ATGCAGCGCTACCTCGTCAGCCGCGTGCTCCAGGGCCTGCTGGTGATCTTCCTGGTCAGCGTGGGCACCTTCGCCATGATGCACCTCATCCCCGGCGACCCCATCTCGTTGATGATCGGCGAAGCCCACATCACCCAGGAGCAGATCGATCTGATCCGGGCCCGATGGGGCCTGGACCGCCCGCTGCACGAGCAGTACCTGCGCTGGATCGGCAACATGGCCCGCGGCGACTTCGGCGAATCGGTGGTCCGCAGCGGCGTGCCCGTGCGCACCATGATCGCCGAGGCCGCCTCGGTCACCGTCACCCTCAACCTGGTGGCGTTCGCGCTGTCCGTGGCGCTGGCGCTGCCGGCCGGTATCGTGGCGGCGGTCCGGCGCTACTCGCTGTTCGACTACGCCATCATGGTGAGCACCACCGTTGGCGTGGCCCTGCCCAACTTCTGGGTCGGCCTGATGCTCATCGTGGTCTTCTCGCTGGTGCTGCGCTGGCTGCCCCCCTTCGGGCTGCCCGGATGGCAGGGGTACGTCCTCCCGGTGGCGGTGATCGTCTCCAGCCAGCTGGCGCTGCTGGCACGGCTGATGCGGTCGTCGGTCCTGGACGCCCTTGGCGAGGACTTCGTGCGCACCGCCCGGGCCAAGGGCCTGCCCGAACGCCGGGTGGTCCTCAAGCACGCCGTGCGCAACGCCCTGTTGCCCATCGTCACCGTGATCGGCTACCGTCTGGCGTTCATCCTGAGCGGCACCATCGTGGTCGAGACGGTGTTCGCGCTGCCGGGACTGGGTCAGCTGTTCATCGAGTCGGTCAACCGGGTCGACTACCAGGTCGTGCAGGCCATCGTGCTGCTGCTGAGCGTGCTGGTCGTCCTGGGCAACCTGGCGACCGACCTCGTCTACGGGGTCATCGACCCGCGGATCCGCATCCGGTGA
- a CDS encoding beta-ketoacyl-ACP synthase III: protein MVVVELFVIMQQTYTAPAKVAPQLATTRAAVLGLGIYVPPRLLDNHELATRVDTSDEWIVERTGIRTRHIAAPDQAASDLAVPACLDALRDANLSPADLDLILCATTTPDMLFPATACLIQERLGARRAGACDVLAACSSFLCAMITAAQMIEAGLIRYALVVGAEVLSKLVDWTDRTLCVLVGDGAGAVVMGPSTSGAGVLASVAHADGGAGDMLKLPAGGSRMPITQEVLAQRLHYPRMDGRTLFKLAVRVVPEVIEEVTRRGGLTLDEITWIVPHQANQRILEAVARAMHLPIERFICTIDRYGNTSAASVPISLWEARQDGRLRDGDRLVAVAFGGGFTWAACALTWGR from the coding sequence GTGGTAGTCGTCGAACTTTTTGTAATTATGCAGCAGACGTATACGGCGCCCGCAAAGGTCGCGCCCCAGCTGGCGACCACCCGTGCGGCGGTGCTCGGGCTGGGCATCTACGTCCCGCCGCGCCTCCTGGACAACCACGAGCTGGCCACGCGGGTCGACACCTCGGACGAGTGGATCGTGGAGCGCACCGGCATCCGGACGCGGCACATCGCCGCGCCCGACCAGGCGGCCTCCGACCTGGCGGTGCCCGCCTGCCTGGACGCGCTGCGCGACGCCAACCTGTCCCCGGCCGACCTCGACCTCATCCTCTGCGCGACCACGACGCCGGACATGCTGTTTCCGGCCACGGCGTGCCTGATCCAGGAGCGGCTCGGGGCCAGGCGCGCCGGCGCCTGCGACGTGCTGGCGGCCTGTTCGAGCTTCCTGTGCGCCATGATCACGGCCGCGCAGATGATCGAAGCGGGCCTGATCCGGTACGCGCTGGTGGTGGGGGCCGAGGTGCTCTCCAAGCTGGTGGACTGGACGGACCGGACGCTGTGCGTCCTGGTCGGGGACGGCGCCGGGGCCGTGGTGATGGGACCGTCCACCAGCGGCGCGGGGGTGCTGGCGTCGGTGGCCCACGCCGACGGGGGCGCCGGCGACATGCTGAAACTGCCCGCCGGGGGCAGCCGGATGCCGATCACCCAGGAGGTGCTCGCGCAGCGGCTGCACTATCCCCGGATGGACGGCCGGACGCTGTTCAAGCTCGCCGTCCGCGTGGTGCCCGAGGTCATCGAGGAGGTCACCCGCAGGGGCGGGCTGACGCTGGACGAGATCACGTGGATCGTGCCCCACCAGGCCAACCAGCGGATCCTGGAGGCCGTGGCCCGGGCGATGCACCTGCCCATCGAGCGGTTCATCTGCACCATCGACCGCTACGGCAACACGTCGGCGGCGTCGGTGCCGATCTCGCTGTGGGAAGCGCGCCAGGACGGTCGCCTGCGCGACGGCGACCGCCTGGTCGCGGTGGCCTTCGGCGGCGGGTTCACCTGGGCGGCCTGCGCGCTGACCTGGGGGCGCTGA
- a CDS encoding ABC transporter permease: protein MREDLTVAPLAPVRLEAARRSEWSRGWRRFVRYRPGVAGLVFILLLLVLAAAPDVFAPYPYQEVFRGMRGAPPSWSHPLGFDHIGRDVLSRIIHGTRVALVVGLLATGIAVVIGVAVGATAGYLGGAVDAVLSRLVDTLMAYPLLVLLITLAAVLGPSLVTVVVIIGLTTWAQYARVVRAEVLSLREREFVLAAQAAGAGAGRIILRHIVPNVLSPVIVIASLGIGGIILLESALSFLGLGAQPPTPSWGGMLADGRAFILTYPQIAIAPGVMISLTVLAFNLVGDGLRDALDPRQKDIHLSR from the coding sequence ATGCGCGAGGACCTGACCGTCGCCCCCCTCGCCCCCGTCCGGCTGGAGGCCGCGCGCCGTTCGGAGTGGAGCCGCGGCTGGCGGCGGTTCGTGCGCTACCGGCCGGGCGTGGCCGGCCTGGTGTTCATCCTGCTCCTGCTGGTCCTGGCCGCGGCCCCGGACGTGTTCGCGCCCTACCCCTACCAGGAGGTCTTCCGGGGGATGCGGGGCGCACCGCCCTCGTGGAGCCACCCCCTGGGCTTCGACCACATCGGCCGGGACGTGCTGAGCCGGATCATCCACGGCACGCGGGTGGCGCTGGTCGTGGGCCTGCTGGCCACCGGCATCGCCGTCGTGATCGGCGTGGCCGTCGGCGCCACGGCGGGCTACCTGGGCGGGGCCGTGGATGCCGTGCTCTCGCGCCTGGTGGACACCCTCATGGCCTACCCGCTGCTGGTGCTGCTGATCACCCTGGCCGCGGTGCTGGGCCCGAGTTTGGTGACGGTGGTGGTCATCATCGGCCTGACCACCTGGGCCCAGTACGCCCGGGTGGTGCGCGCCGAGGTGCTCAGCCTGCGCGAGCGCGAGTTCGTGCTGGCGGCGCAGGCCGCCGGCGCCGGCGCGGGCCGGATCATCCTCCGGCACATCGTGCCCAACGTCCTGAGCCCGGTGATCGTGATCGCCAGCCTCGGCATCGGCGGCATCATCCTGCTGGAGTCGGCGCTGTCGTTCCTCGGCCTGGGGGCGCAGCCGCCCACGCCGTCGTGGGGCGGCATGCTGGCCGACGGCCGCGCGTTCATCCTCACCTACCCGCAGATCGCCATCGCGCCGGGCGTGATGATCTCGCTGACCGTGCTGGCGTTCAACCTGGTGGGCGACGGGCTGCGAGACGCGCTGGACCCGCGGCAGAAGGACATCCACCTGTCGCGCTAG
- a CDS encoding ABC transporter substrate-binding protein: MGRQPDDVPLEKILRDLPSTTRRAFLKQAAALGAGAAAVPVFVRSPLIVEAAPSPRRGGTVRVMGHQEVASLSPQDDAPSVHWVMVTQIHNALIEANPYLVLEKVLCEHYEVARDGLQYRFRLRRGVKFHDGSEFTGEDVKYTFEYHMNPANASNDAIYFRAVDRVELPDRYTVVVKMKEPFAPFLVQTATTFILPAKYHSRIGERAYKSQPMGTGPFKLREWRPAEYTIVEAFDQHFRGRPHIDFFRQDVVPEASVRAIALRTGTADSATWPLLAEDNLRFEADPSYTVFRTSSTGLNHFPLNNKLPQLADRRVRQAMMHAIDRQRLIDDVFRGTAIIADSIYPPSMRTWYDRTLKKYPYDPARARALLEEAGWRLGPGGVRVKDGQRLSFTCAVITGDRARRPEAEIVQQDLAAVGIEMRIIERPVATILAQLPRGELDASLFNWTYNSGALEPDPSNTLRTGAVRNFAQYSNPRMDELLAQGLREVDVRARQKIYQEVQRIFVEDVPVLYMMYWDWFNVFTKRIKGLPTKPEDGFAIYATAYRWWIE, translated from the coding sequence ATGGGCCGACAGCCCGACGACGTCCCGCTCGAGAAGATCCTCCGCGACCTGCCGTCCACGACACGCCGCGCGTTCCTCAAGCAGGCGGCGGCGTTGGGCGCAGGGGCAGCGGCAGTGCCGGTGTTCGTGCGCTCTCCCCTCATCGTGGAGGCGGCGCCGAGTCCCCGGCGGGGCGGCACCGTCCGCGTCATGGGCCACCAGGAAGTCGCCAGCCTGAGCCCGCAGGACGACGCCCCGTCGGTCCACTGGGTCATGGTCACCCAGATCCACAACGCCCTGATCGAGGCCAACCCCTACCTGGTGCTGGAGAAGGTGCTGTGCGAGCACTACGAGGTGGCCAGGGACGGCCTGCAGTACCGCTTCCGGCTGCGCCGCGGGGTGAAGTTCCACGACGGCAGCGAGTTCACCGGCGAGGACGTCAAGTACACCTTCGAGTACCACATGAACCCGGCCAACGCGTCCAACGACGCCATCTACTTCCGCGCCGTCGACCGCGTCGAGCTCCCCGACCGCTACACGGTCGTGGTGAAGATGAAGGAACCGTTCGCGCCGTTCCTGGTCCAGACGGCCACCACCTTCATCCTGCCCGCGAAGTACCACAGCCGCATCGGCGAGCGTGCCTACAAGAGCCAGCCGATGGGTACCGGCCCGTTCAAGCTGCGCGAGTGGCGCCCCGCCGAGTACACCATCGTCGAGGCGTTCGACCAGCACTTCCGCGGCCGCCCCCACATCGACTTCTTCCGCCAGGACGTGGTGCCCGAGGCGTCGGTGCGGGCCATCGCCCTGCGCACCGGCACGGCTGACTCGGCCACCTGGCCGCTGCTGGCCGAGGACAACCTGCGCTTCGAGGCCGACCCTTCCTACACGGTCTTCCGCACCTCCAGCACCGGCCTGAACCACTTCCCCCTGAACAACAAGCTCCCGCAGCTGGCCGACCGGCGCGTGCGCCAGGCGATGATGCACGCCATCGACCGGCAGCGCCTGATCGACGACGTCTTCCGGGGCACGGCCATCATCGCCGACTCCATCTACCCGCCGTCGATGCGCACCTGGTACGACCGCACCCTCAAGAAGTACCCGTACGACCCCGCCCGTGCCCGCGCGCTGCTGGAAGAAGCCGGCTGGCGCCTCGGGCCCGGGGGCGTGCGCGTCAAGGACGGCCAGCGCCTGTCCTTCACCTGCGCCGTGATCACCGGGGACCGCGCCCGGCGGCCCGAAGCCGAGATCGTGCAGCAGGACCTGGCGGCGGTGGGGATCGAGATGCGCATCATCGAGCGCCCGGTGGCCACCATCCTGGCGCAGCTGCCCCGGGGCGAGCTGGACGCGTCGCTGTTCAACTGGACGTACAACAGCGGCGCGCTGGAACCCGACCCGTCCAACACGCTGCGCACCGGCGCGGTGCGCAACTTCGCCCAGTACAGCAACCCGCGCATGGACGAGCTGCTGGCCCAGGGCTTGCGCGAGGTCGACGTGCGCGCGCGCCAGAAGATCTACCAGGAGGTGCAGCGCATCTTCGTGGAGGACGTGCCCGTCCTGTACATGATGTACTGGGACTGGTTCAACGTCTTCACCAAGCGCATCAAGGGCCTGCCCACCAAGCCCGAGGACGGGTTCGCCATCTACGCCACCGCCTACCGATGGTGGATCGAGTAG
- a CDS encoding prephenate dehydrogenase/arogenate dehydrogenase family protein, which yields MATGVGAPGSFPRTAAVVGLGLIGGSLALRLRACGVDVVGIDTDPATLEVARARGVADVLAAEVAAAAGAELVIVAVPLEQIVPVARAAARHLRDGAVLTDVGSVKSPIVTALSRGLPAGVRFVGGHPMAGNERQGIAAADPALLDGRPFVLTPAPGTAPEAVEALRGLIARLGMRPVLLDPVQHDELVAQVSHLPYLVSLALTRAVADDARAIAGPAYADMTRIAHSPAALWADVCRQNRAAILRALARFEAELARLRRGLEEDAVDDVLPTGEEAAARP from the coding sequence ATGGCCACCGGGGTGGGCGCGCCGGGGTCATTTCCGCGCACCGCGGCAGTGGTCGGGTTGGGCCTGATCGGCGGCTCGCTGGCCCTGCGGCTGCGGGCGTGCGGGGTGGACGTGGTCGGGATCGACACCGACCCGGCGACCCTCGAGGTCGCCCGCGCCCGGGGGGTGGCCGACGTGCTGGCGGCCGAGGTCGCGGCGGCTGCGGGCGCGGAGTTGGTGATCGTGGCCGTCCCGCTGGAGCAGATCGTGCCCGTGGCCCGTGCCGCAGCCCGGCATCTGCGCGACGGCGCGGTGCTCACCGACGTGGGCAGCGTGAAGTCGCCGATCGTGACGGCCCTGAGCCGCGGCCTGCCGGCCGGCGTGCGGTTCGTCGGCGGCCACCCCATGGCTGGCAACGAGCGGCAGGGGATCGCTGCAGCCGACCCCGCGCTGCTGGACGGCCGGCCGTTCGTGCTGACGCCCGCACCCGGTACCGCCCCCGAGGCAGTGGAGGCGCTGCGCGGCCTGATCGCGCGGCTGGGGATGCGGCCGGTCCTGCTCGACCCGGTGCAGCACGACGAGCTGGTGGCTCAGGTCAGCCACCTGCCCTACCTCGTCAGCCTCGCGCTGACCCGGGCCGTGGCCGACGACGCCCGGGCCATCGCCGGGCCGGCATACGCCGACATGACCCGCATTGCGCACAGCCCGGCGGCGCTGTGGGCCGACGTGTGCCGCCAGAACCGTGCGGCGATCCTACGGGCGCTCGCGCGGTTCGAGGCCGAACTGGCCCGCCTGCGGCGCGGGCTGGAGGAGGACGCCGTGGACGACGTCCTCCCAACGGGCGAGGAGGCCGCCGCGCGCCCATGA
- a CDS encoding ABC transporter substrate-binding protein, with protein sequence MGDEREDRLWVQGTDGRWRLLTRREVLKRAAAGAAVASLGPFVLTERAAAQPVTLRILQWRHFVPPYDEWFDRVFAPRWGEKNNVRVVVEHIGLAEIPAVAAGEASRVAAGTDPGHDLIQHLTPPAALENQVDTAVHQEVIEELKRRAGTYIELAEKSTFNPVTRRYFGVSDNFVPDPIHYRGDLWRQVAARLTGDQRVPLRGPITWEDIRKAGRELKRMGNPVGLGLSQEIDTGMWLRALMYSWGTSEQDEEGNVVLDTPPYRQRTLDALRFVKALYDETMFPGVFAWTAASNNEEFLAGRISVAANAISITRTAQSLAAAAIARGEHPNQSPAVQFARNTWITERAPQGPAGARGLEHVMGVYTLWRNRPRPVRDAARKFLIDLVLSYDPDVAAREGWPPGKFHASQAYDYPTFVNAISKQKRLAYLRDDPVSKAAGDRRDKLVTIETAYEWAYNVGWPGPSSAAIDEVFNTWIINTMFARVAQGLDTPEQALTAAAAQIRRVFAKWRTQGLVGGKL encoded by the coding sequence ATGGGAGACGAACGCGAGGACCGTCTTTGGGTGCAGGGTACCGACGGGCGGTGGCGGCTGCTCACCCGCCGGGAGGTGCTGAAGCGGGCCGCCGCCGGGGCGGCGGTGGCCAGCCTCGGGCCGTTCGTGCTCACGGAGCGGGCGGCGGCGCAGCCGGTGACGCTGCGCATCCTGCAGTGGCGCCACTTCGTGCCGCCCTACGACGAGTGGTTCGACCGCGTTTTCGCGCCCCGCTGGGGCGAGAAGAACAACGTGCGGGTGGTCGTGGAGCACATCGGGCTGGCGGAGATCCCTGCGGTGGCCGCGGGCGAGGCGTCGCGGGTCGCCGCCGGCACCGACCCGGGCCACGACCTCATCCAGCACCTCACCCCGCCGGCGGCCCTGGAGAACCAGGTCGATACGGCGGTCCACCAGGAGGTCATCGAGGAGCTCAAGCGGCGCGCGGGCACCTACATCGAGCTCGCCGAGAAGAGCACCTTCAACCCCGTGACCCGCAGGTACTTTGGGGTGTCCGACAACTTCGTACCCGATCCGATTCACTACCGCGGGGACCTGTGGCGCCAGGTGGCCGCGCGCCTGACGGGCGACCAGCGGGTGCCCCTGCGCGGTCCCATCACCTGGGAGGATATCCGCAAGGCCGGCCGGGAGCTGAAGCGGATGGGCAACCCGGTGGGGCTGGGGCTGTCGCAGGAGATCGACACCGGCATGTGGCTGCGGGCGCTCATGTACTCCTGGGGGACCTCGGAGCAGGACGAAGAGGGCAACGTGGTGCTGGACACGCCGCCCTACCGCCAGCGGACGCTGGACGCCCTGCGCTTCGTGAAGGCGCTGTACGACGAGACGATGTTCCCCGGGGTCTTTGCCTGGACCGCGGCCTCCAACAACGAGGAGTTCCTGGCCGGACGCATCTCCGTCGCGGCCAACGCCATCTCCATCACGCGCACGGCGCAGAGCCTGGCCGCAGCCGCCATTGCCCGCGGCGAGCACCCCAACCAGTCGCCGGCCGTGCAGTTCGCCCGCAACACCTGGATCACGGAGCGGGCACCCCAGGGGCCGGCCGGGGCCCGCGGCCTGGAACACGTCATGGGCGTCTACACCCTGTGGCGCAACCGCCCGCGGCCGGTGCGCGATGCGGCCCGGAAGTTCCTCATCGACCTGGTGCTGAGCTACGACCCGGACGTGGCGGCACGGGAAGGGTGGCCGCCCGGGAAGTTCCACGCGAGCCAGGCCTACGACTACCCGACGTTCGTCAATGCCATCTCCAAGCAGAAGCGGCTGGCCTACCTGCGCGACGACCCGGTGAGCAAGGCTGCCGGCGACCGCAGGGACAAACTGGTCACCATCGAGACCGCCTACGAGTGGGCGTACAACGTGGGGTGGCCCGGGCCGTCCAGTGCCGCGATCGACGAGGTGTTCAACACCTGGATCATCAACACGATGTTCGCCCGGGTGGCCCAGGGGCTGGACACGCCCGAGCAGGCACTGACGGCGGCCGCAGCGCAGATCCGCCGGGTGTTCGCCAAGTGGCGCACGCAGGGGTTGGTGGGCGGGAAGCTCTGA
- a CDS encoding ABC transporter substrate-binding protein, giving the protein MGRDDADALVIEKALRDLPATTRRAFLRQAALLGVATAAPVLIRRPVLVTAAPGPRRGGTVRVTGHHEISSLSPDDDGPSVHRTIITQIHNALLEVNEHFVLEKVLAENYVVSRDGLTYTFTLRRGVRFHDGREFTAEDVKYTYEFYGNPANGTVKAPLYTGIDRITIPDKYTVVVRLKEPNAAFLRRVATQFIVPAHYHSRVGERAYKGAPIGTGAFRLKEWRPAEYTVVEAFDQHFRGRPHIDQFREDIVPEASVRAIALRTGQADSAVWPLLAEDNLRFAADPNYTVFKTASLAVNHFPLNNDHPVLSDKRVRQAMMYAVDRQRLIDDVFKGTAVLATSNLAPSLQPWYNPNVKQYPYDPARARALLEEAGWRLGPGGVRTKDGRRASFTCVTITGDRARRPEAEVVQQDLAAVGIEMRLVERPVATILAQLPKGEMDASLFNWTYGGTGGEPDASDTLRSDAARNFSRFKNPRVDELLAAGLRATTTSQRRRIYHEIQAIVAEEVPFLFIMYWDWYNIFSKRIKGLPTTALQGDTALYRLAYRWWIE; this is encoded by the coding sequence ATGGGTCGCGACGACGCTGACGCCCTGGTGATCGAGAAGGCGCTGCGCGATCTGCCTGCGACCACCCGACGCGCGTTCCTCCGGCAGGCCGCGCTCCTGGGGGTCGCCACCGCCGCCCCGGTCCTGATCCGCCGTCCGGTGCTGGTCACCGCCGCCCCCGGCCCGCGGCGCGGCGGCACCGTTCGGGTGACCGGCCACCACGAGATCTCCAGCCTCAGCCCCGACGACGACGGCCCCAGTGTGCACCGGACGATCATCACCCAGATCCACAACGCGCTGCTGGAGGTCAACGAGCACTTCGTGCTCGAGAAAGTCCTGGCCGAGAACTACGTGGTCTCCCGCGACGGCCTCACGTACACCTTCACGCTGCGCCGGGGTGTGCGGTTCCACGACGGACGGGAGTTCACTGCCGAGGACGTCAAGTACACGTACGAGTTCTACGGGAACCCCGCCAACGGGACGGTCAAGGCGCCGCTGTACACGGGGATCGACCGGATCACCATCCCCGACAAGTACACGGTGGTGGTGCGGTTGAAGGAGCCCAATGCGGCCTTCCTGCGCCGGGTGGCGACGCAGTTCATCGTGCCCGCCCACTACCACAGCCGCGTCGGCGAGCGCGCCTACAAGGGCGCCCCCATCGGCACCGGGGCCTTCCGGCTCAAGGAGTGGCGGCCTGCCGAGTACACCGTCGTGGAGGCGTTCGACCAGCACTTCCGCGGCCGCCCGCACATCGACCAGTTCCGGGAGGACATCGTGCCCGAGGCCTCGGTGCGGGCCATCGCGCTGCGCACCGGCCAGGCCGATTCGGCGGTGTGGCCCCTGCTGGCAGAGGACAACCTGCGCTTCGCCGCCGATCCCAACTACACCGTCTTCAAGACCGCCAGCCTTGCGGTGAACCACTTCCCGCTGAACAACGACCACCCCGTGCTCTCCGACAAACGGGTGCGGCAGGCGATGATGTACGCCGTCGACCGCCAGCGGCTGATCGACGACGTCTTCAAGGGCACCGCGGTGCTGGCCACCTCGAACCTGGCCCCAAGCCTCCAGCCCTGGTACAACCCCAACGTCAAGCAGTACCCCTACGACCCCGCCCGTGCCCGGGCGTTGCTGGAAGAGGCGGGCTGGCGGCTGGGCCCCGGCGGCGTGCGCACCAAGGACGGGCGGCGCGCCTCGTTCACCTGCGTCACGATCACCGGCGACCGCGCGCGCCGGCCCGAGGCCGAGGTCGTGCAGCAGGACCTGGCGGCGGTGGGCATCGAGATGCGGCTGGTCGAGCGGCCGGTGGCGACGATCCTGGCCCAGCTGCCCAAGGGCGAGATGGACGCCTCGCTGTTCAACTGGACCTACGGCGGCACCGGCGGCGAGCCCGACGCCTCGGACACGCTGCGGTCGGATGCCGCGCGCAACTTCTCCCGCTTCAAGAACCCGCGGGTCGACGAGCTGCTGGCGGCCGGGCTCCGGGCCACCACCACGAGCCAGCGCCGCAGGATCTACCACGAGATCCAGGCCATCGTGGCCGAGGAAGTGCCGTTCCTGTTCATCATGTACTGGGACTGGTACAACATCTTCAGCAAGCGCATCAAGGGCCTTCCGACCACGGCCCTGCAGGGCGACACCGCCCTCTACCGCCTGGCCTACCGGTGGTGGATCGAGTAG
- a CDS encoding carbohydrate ABC transporter permease gives MRTQTAAPDVRARWGDGHGRPVHTGRRWRPLVRAAGRWSVLGAFAVFTALPFAWMLITAFKRNSDLYNPAHNPFWFNEPPTLEHLRYVFHNTMYAHWIANTAMVGVAVVILTLLLALPAGYSLSRFLGAWGGRLGISIFLVYLVPPTLLFIPLARVVSELGLQNTVWALIVVYPTITVPFATWLLMGFFKSIPRELEEQALVDGYSRLGAFLRVTLPLAVPGIVAVMIFSFTISAQEFVYALTFVTSTARKTVSVGVPADMVRGDIFDWGPLMASAFLASVPVAVLYYFVLDKFVSGFTTAGAIR, from the coding sequence ATGCGGACGCAGACCGCCGCGCCGGACGTGCGCGCACGGTGGGGCGACGGGCATGGGCGCCCGGTGCACACCGGGCGGCGGTGGCGTCCCCTCGTGCGGGCGGCGGGGCGGTGGAGCGTGCTCGGCGCCTTCGCCGTCTTCACGGCGCTGCCGTTCGCCTGGATGCTCATCACGGCGTTCAAGCGCAACTCGGACCTCTACAACCCCGCGCACAACCCCTTCTGGTTCAACGAGCCGCCGACCCTCGAGCACCTCCGGTACGTCTTCCACAACACCATGTACGCCCACTGGATCGCCAACACGGCCATGGTGGGCGTCGCTGTCGTCATCCTCACGCTCCTGCTGGCCCTGCCGGCGGGGTACAGCCTCTCCCGGTTCCTGGGAGCGTGGGGGGGGCGGCTGGGCATCAGCATCTTCCTCGTCTACCTGGTGCCGCCGACCCTGCTCTTCATCCCGCTGGCTCGCGTCGTCAGCGAGCTGGGGCTCCAGAACACGGTGTGGGCCCTGATCGTGGTCTACCCGACGATCACCGTGCCCTTCGCCACCTGGCTCCTCATGGGGTTCTTCAAGTCCATCCCGCGGGAGCTGGAAGAGCAGGCCCTGGTGGACGGGTACAGCCGGCTGGGGGCCTTCCTGCGGGTGACCCTGCCGCTGGCCGTCCCCGGGATCGTGGCGGTGATGATCTTCAGCTTCACGATCTCGGCCCAGGAGTTCGTCTACGCCCTGACCTTCGTCACCAGCACGGCCCGCAAGACCGTCAGCGTGGGCGTGCCGGCGGACATGGTGCGGGGCGACATCTTCGACTGGGGGCCACTGATGGCGTCCGCGTTCCTGGCGAGCGTCCCGGTGGCCGTCCTCTACTACTTCGTCCTCGACAAGTTCGTGTCGGGGTTCACCACGGCGGGCGCGATTCGGTAA